One genomic segment of Pandoraea sputorum includes these proteins:
- a CDS encoding carbohydrate ABC transporter permease, producing the protein MRAARRWWPLIWLVGPAFLVIAVLALYPVLQVLFDSFFQVDYASGHRAFTGLTNYRAVLADDNFAASFINTVHFTVVASVCEVVLGAALALLFSRAFRGRRFVMPLLILPMMLSTLVCSAIWRNWLNFGGFLNALLAKFGLPGVQWLSDPGLAIWSLILVDVWQWTPMAFLIVLAGIQSIDPELFEAARTDGASEWQCLRDITLPLLVPQFVLAMLLRSIDTFKLFDKVYALTGGGPGNATQTLSTYVYDTGFRFFSVGPASAASVLMLLVASILVSVNVWMSIRKRGAR; encoded by the coding sequence ATGCGTGCTGCACGTCGCTGGTGGCCCCTGATCTGGCTGGTGGGCCCGGCATTCCTTGTTATCGCGGTGCTGGCGTTGTATCCGGTATTGCAGGTGCTGTTCGATTCGTTCTTCCAGGTTGACTACGCGTCGGGGCACCGGGCGTTCACCGGGCTGACGAACTATCGGGCGGTGCTCGCCGACGACAACTTCGCCGCGAGCTTCATCAACACGGTGCACTTCACGGTCGTGGCGTCGGTGTGCGAGGTGGTGCTCGGCGCAGCATTGGCGTTGCTGTTCTCCCGAGCGTTTCGCGGGCGGCGCTTCGTCATGCCGCTGTTGATCCTGCCGATGATGCTCTCCACGCTGGTGTGCTCGGCCATCTGGCGCAACTGGCTGAATTTCGGCGGGTTCCTGAACGCGCTGCTCGCGAAGTTCGGTTTGCCGGGTGTGCAATGGTTGTCCGATCCGGGGCTGGCGATCTGGTCGCTGATTCTTGTGGACGTCTGGCAATGGACGCCCATGGCGTTCCTGATCGTGCTCGCGGGTATTCAGTCCATCGATCCGGAGTTGTTCGAAGCGGCGCGCACCGACGGCGCGAGCGAGTGGCAATGTCTGCGCGACATCACGCTGCCGCTGCTTGTGCCGCAGTTCGTGCTGGCCATGCTGCTGCGCTCGATCGACACGTTCAAACTGTTCGACAAGGTCTATGCGCTCACCGGAGGTGGTCCCGGCAACGCGACGCAGACACTGTCGACCTATGTCTACGACACCGGATTTCGCTTTTTCAGTGTGGGGCCCGCGAGTGCGGCGTCAGTGCTGATGTTGCTGGTCGCATCCATACTCGTCTCGGTCAATGTCTGGATGTCGATTCGTAAGCGGGGGGCGCGATGA
- a CDS encoding ABC transporter substrate-binding protein produces the protein MKLSIRLRALSAAVAAAVGLFVVATSVSAADLVIAGRDDIYGKGLAEAVAGFKKSHPSADIELLKLPNANLYQKLKLSMREGTGAYDLVMMDDTWSPEFMANGWLKPLPATLVDADMVASTVALGRGPNGNLYALPVVGNVEMFAYRRDLLAKHKLQAPRNWDDVLKIAQTTGTDATVSGVVFRGTKGNPVVTGFLPILWAYGGDVIDANGRAVIDSPQALAALKMFVALKAHAPKDVAVYGAAEVRDALQKGAAAQAIEVWPAWVPALDDPKQSRVVGEVALQAPPGQVRGPAPMLGIWQVAIPKDAQHGALAQEFLAYLTSRDTQTRLAVMGIPPTRKSVFEDPALVKQFRWYPDQLKALEAGRARPRVKNWEQIESLLGDALQLVITGQLTPEAALRQASQKIAPVLTAVAN, from the coding sequence ATGAAACTGTCTATCCGTCTGCGCGCTTTGTCAGCCGCCGTTGCCGCCGCCGTTGGCCTGTTCGTCGTGGCGACGAGCGTGAGCGCGGCCGATCTCGTGATCGCCGGGCGTGACGATATCTACGGCAAGGGCCTCGCCGAAGCCGTCGCTGGCTTCAAGAAGTCGCATCCGTCCGCAGACATCGAGCTGCTGAAGTTGCCGAACGCGAACCTTTATCAGAAGCTGAAGCTGTCGATGCGCGAGGGCACGGGCGCCTACGATCTCGTGATGATGGACGACACCTGGTCGCCCGAATTCATGGCCAATGGCTGGCTCAAGCCGCTGCCTGCGACGCTGGTCGATGCCGACATGGTGGCATCGACCGTGGCGCTCGGCCGTGGGCCGAACGGCAATCTGTACGCGTTGCCGGTCGTCGGTAACGTCGAGATGTTTGCGTATCGTCGCGATCTGCTCGCGAAGCACAAGCTGCAAGCACCGCGCAACTGGGACGACGTGCTGAAGATCGCCCAGACGACCGGCACCGACGCCACCGTATCCGGCGTGGTGTTTCGCGGCACCAAGGGCAATCCGGTGGTCACGGGGTTCCTGCCAATTCTGTGGGCGTACGGTGGCGACGTGATCGATGCGAACGGCCGCGCCGTCATCGATTCGCCGCAGGCGCTCGCCGCATTGAAGATGTTCGTCGCGCTCAAGGCGCATGCTCCGAAGGATGTTGCGGTCTATGGCGCGGCCGAAGTGCGCGATGCCTTGCAGAAGGGCGCGGCGGCGCAAGCCATCGAAGTGTGGCCTGCGTGGGTGCCTGCGCTGGACGATCCGAAGCAGTCGCGCGTGGTCGGCGAGGTCGCCTTGCAGGCGCCGCCGGGGCAGGTCAGGGGGCCGGCACCGATGCTCGGTATCTGGCAGGTGGCCATTCCGAAGGACGCGCAGCACGGCGCGCTCGCACAGGAATTCCTGGCGTATCTGACGTCGCGCGATACGCAGACGCGGTTGGCCGTGATGGGCATTCCGCCCACGCGCAAGAGCGTGTTCGAGGATCCCGCGCTCGTGAAGCAATTCCGCTGGTATCCGGATCAGTTGAAAGCGCTTGAAGCCGGACGCGCGCGTCCGCGCGTGAAGAACTGGGAGCAGATCGAGAGCTTGCTGGGCGACGCCCTGCAACTCGTAATTACGGGGCAACTCACGCCGGAAGCTGCGCTGCGTCAGGCGTCCCAGAAGATCGCGCCGGTGCTGACAGCCGTTGCCAACTAA